A region from the Flavobacterium enshiense genome encodes:
- a CDS encoding TolC family protein, translating to MKNNTIKLGIFFLLGISSALAQEKKNMTLEEAVQMATAQSNEAKLADTKVASKEFEMQTVKNKQLPDVKINGQYQRLTNADVDFKLGNQSQGRSTPEVHQLILGNAMATVPVFAGLKIQNSIKASQSLYEAEQFYSKQTKEDVGIQAVKLYVTLYKAQENEKLIQENIKRAEQRVVDFKAMEENGLIARNDLLRAQLQVSNYQIALEEARKNMSTVNYQLVTLLKLPEETIINPDSDTFKKKTGFDTPSDDISGRNDLNAIRLQQKAAETNVKIAKGNYYPALTLMGGYIGFDLQNTVTVTNAMNFGAGLSYDLSSVFKNGKDVKAAKSKAKEAEQSLDIMTDKAKIQIQQANENYLLAQKQNKVYEEAVAQAAENFRIVKDKHDNGLADTDELLEADVQQLLSKINESSSRADIVEKYYEILAASGKLTSSTVLPTKN from the coding sequence ATGAAAAATAACACTATCAAGCTTGGAATTTTCTTCCTGCTTGGAATTTCTTCCGCATTAGCGCAGGAGAAAAAAAACATGACTCTTGAAGAAGCCGTTCAGATGGCTACCGCACAGAGCAACGAGGCCAAATTGGCAGATACCAAAGTGGCTTCGAAAGAATTCGAAATGCAGACGGTTAAAAACAAGCAACTTCCCGATGTAAAAATCAACGGGCAGTACCAGCGACTTACCAATGCAGATGTGGATTTCAAATTAGGAAACCAATCGCAAGGCAGAAGCACGCCGGAAGTGCACCAGCTTATTTTAGGAAACGCGATGGCAACTGTTCCGGTATTTGCAGGTCTTAAAATCCAAAACAGTATCAAAGCCTCACAAAGTTTGTATGAAGCGGAACAATTCTACTCCAAACAAACCAAGGAAGATGTAGGGATACAGGCTGTAAAACTTTACGTAACGTTGTACAAAGCTCAGGAAAATGAAAAACTAATTCAGGAAAACATCAAAAGAGCCGAACAGCGTGTGGTCGATTTCAAAGCGATGGAAGAAAACGGACTAATTGCCCGAAACGATTTGTTGAGAGCACAATTACAGGTTTCTAATTATCAGATTGCCTTGGAAGAAGCCAGAAAAAATATGAGTACCGTAAATTATCAACTGGTAACTCTTTTGAAACTACCCGAAGAAACAATCATAAATCCCGATTCTGACACTTTCAAGAAAAAAACTGGTTTTGATACACCTTCAGACGATATTTCCGGCAGAAACGATTTAAATGCAATCCGATTGCAACAAAAGGCAGCCGAAACCAACGTAAAAATAGCAAAAGGCAACTACTACCCTGCTTTGACCCTTATGGGAGGCTACATCGGTTTTGATTTGCAGAATACTGTTACCGTTACCAATGCCATGAACTTCGGGGCAGGGCTGTCTTATGACCTATCTTCCGTTTTCAAAAACGGAAAAGATGTCAAAGCAGCTAAAAGCAAAGCAAAAGAAGCAGAACAATCATTGGATATAATGACCGATAAGGCAAAAATACAGATTCAGCAGGCTAATGAAAATTATCTTCTGGCTCAGAAACAAAACAAAGTGTATGAAGAAGCCGTTGCACAGGCCGCTGAAAATTTCAGAATTGTGAAAGACAAACACGACAATGGTTTGGCCGACACGGACGAATTACTGGAGGCAGATGTACAACAACTGCTTTCAAAAATCAACGAATCCTCTTCAAGAGCCGATATCGTTGAGAAATATTATGAAATCTTAGCGGCTTCAGGCAAATTAACCTCATCAACAGTATTACCAACCAAAAACTAA
- a CDS encoding TetR/AcrR family transcriptional regulator, with the protein MTDFNDKQIEILQAAEKLFAEQGFDGTSVRDIAKLANVNIAMISYYFGSKEKLLEALIIYRISDMRLQMENLYREDLTPLEKIDRLIELYIKRINRNKSIYQIIHFEISSGKRIINCDAFNEIKKYNLEILKNIIAEGQDKGFFRKDVNTILIPTTIMGTYFHFQMNKPYFKDILNLNTPEDIDNYVNTELTRHIKQTIKALLTYEK; encoded by the coding sequence ATGACTGATTTTAACGATAAGCAAATTGAAATTTTACAGGCAGCCGAAAAGCTGTTTGCGGAACAAGGTTTTGACGGAACTTCGGTACGCGATATTGCCAAATTGGCCAACGTCAATATTGCAATGATCTCCTACTATTTCGGTTCGAAAGAAAAGTTGCTCGAAGCGTTAATTATTTACCGGATTTCGGATATGCGTTTGCAGATGGAAAATTTGTATCGCGAAGACCTCACCCCTTTAGAAAAAATTGATCGCTTAATTGAATTATACATCAAGCGCATCAACCGAAACAAAAGCATCTATCAGATTATCCACTTTGAAATTTCATCCGGAAAAAGAATCATCAATTGCGATGCTTTCAATGAAATAAAAAAATACAATCTGGAGATTTTGAAAAACATTATTGCCGAAGGTCAGGACAAAGGTTTTTTCCGTAAAGATGTCAATACCATTTTGATTCCCACTACCATCATGGGAACGTATTTTCATTTCCAGATGAACAAACCCTATTTTAAAGACATTCTGAATTTAAATACGCCGGAAGATATAGACAACTACGTTAACACAGAACTTACGCGTCACATCAAACAAACTATTAAAGCCCTACTGACATATGAAAAATAA
- the trpA gene encoding tryptophan synthase subunit alpha: MNRINIKLQEEKKLLSIYFTAGFPNLNDTVSIIEELEKSGVGMIEIGLPFSDPLADGPTIQESSTIALQNGMTTKLLFEQLKNIRKTVKIPLLIMGYFNPILQYGVEEFCKKCAEIGIDGLIIPDLPLEVFEDEFKVIFEQNNLKNIFLITPQTSEERIQKIDGLSDSFIYMVSSSSTTGSQNSFGEIQQNYFEKVSKMNLKNPQIVGFGISNKETFSEATKHQKGAIIGSSFVNHLKNNEISSIEKHIKQVV; encoded by the coding sequence ATGAACAGAATAAACATAAAATTACAAGAGGAAAAGAAGCTGCTTTCCATCTATTTTACAGCAGGATTTCCTAACCTCAACGATACGGTTTCCATTATTGAAGAACTCGAAAAAAGTGGTGTCGGCATGATTGAAATCGGTTTACCTTTTAGTGATCCGTTAGCAGACGGACCGACAATTCAGGAGAGTTCAACCATCGCTTTACAGAACGGAATGACCACAAAATTGCTTTTCGAACAGCTGAAAAACATCCGAAAAACAGTCAAAATTCCGCTCCTGATTATGGGCTATTTCAATCCAATTTTACAGTATGGAGTAGAGGAATTTTGTAAAAAATGTGCAGAAATCGGTATCGATGGACTCATCATTCCAGACCTTCCTTTGGAGGTTTTCGAGGATGAATTTAAGGTCATTTTTGAGCAAAATAATCTCAAAAACATCTTCCTAATTACCCCCCAAACTTCGGAAGAAAGGATACAGAAAATTGACGGATTGTCCGATAGTTTCATCTATATGGTGAGCAGTTCAAGCACCACCGGAAGTCAAAATTCGTTTGGAGAAATACAACAAAATTACTTCGAAAAAGTCTCAAAAATGAACCTTAAAAACCCTCAAATTGTCGGCTTCGGAATCTCAAATAAAGAAACATTTTCAGAAGCAACCAAGCATCAAAAAGGAGCCATTATCGGAAGCTCATTCGTAAATCACCTCAAAAACAACGAAATAAGCAGTATTGAAAAACACATTAAACAGGTAGTTTAA
- the trpB gene encoding tryptophan synthase subunit beta: MSYQVNERGFYGDFGGTFIPEMLYPNVEVLRQNYLKIIETESFQAEFQQLLKDYVGRPTPLYFAERLSQKYNTKIYLKREDLCHTGAHKINNTIGQILLAKRLGKTRIIAETGAGQHGVATATVCSLMGLECIVYMGEIDIQRQAPNVARMKMLGAEVRPAISGSKTLKDATNEAIRDWINNPVDTFYIIGSVVGPHPYPDMVTRFQSIISEEIKLQLLEKESRGNPDYIIACVGGGSNAAGAFYHFLDEENVKLIAVEAAGKGVDSGESAATSVLGKIGIIHGSKTLLMQSEDGQITEPYSISAGLDYPGVGPLHAHLHATKRAKFMAITDDEAMKAGLNLCKTEGIIPAIESSHALAVLEQKTFDKNDVVIINLSGRGDKDLNTYIDYFNY; the protein is encoded by the coding sequence ATGTCATATCAAGTTAACGAACGAGGATTTTACGGCGACTTCGGCGGCACTTTCATCCCAGAAATGCTCTATCCGAACGTAGAAGTATTACGTCAGAACTATCTAAAAATAATAGAAACCGAAAGCTTTCAGGCCGAATTCCAACAACTCCTGAAAGACTATGTCGGACGCCCTACGCCACTCTATTTTGCCGAACGTTTATCCCAAAAATACAATACCAAAATCTACCTAAAACGTGAAGATTTGTGTCATACCGGCGCCCATAAAATCAACAATACCATTGGACAAATCCTGTTAGCCAAACGATTGGGCAAAACCCGAATCATTGCCGAGACAGGTGCGGGTCAACATGGTGTGGCCACTGCAACGGTTTGCTCTTTGATGGGGTTGGAATGCATCGTCTATATGGGCGAAATTGACATCCAAAGGCAAGCACCAAATGTAGCCCGAATGAAAATGCTCGGTGCCGAAGTTCGTCCAGCAATTTCCGGTTCAAAAACACTAAAAGACGCTACCAATGAAGCGATTAGGGATTGGATCAATAATCCGGTCGATACGTTTTACATCATCGGTTCGGTAGTAGGGCCGCACCCATATCCGGATATGGTGACACGTTTTCAAAGTATTATTTCTGAGGAAATTAAACTGCAATTATTAGAAAAGGAAAGCCGAGGAAATCCTGATTATATAATAGCTTGCGTGGGCGGCGGAAGCAACGCTGCAGGGGCTTTTTATCATTTCCTGGATGAAGAAAACGTGAAACTCATTGCAGTCGAAGCCGCCGGAAAAGGTGTTGATTCTGGGGAAAGTGCCGCAACTTCGGTATTGGGGAAAATCGGTATTATCCACGGAAGTAAAACCCTGTTGATGCAATCGGAAGACGGTCAGATTACTGAACCATATTCCATATCTGCCGGCCTGGATTATCCTGGCGTCGGACCGTTGCACGCCCATTTACACGCAACGAAAAGAGCTAAATTTATGGCTATTACCGACGATGAAGCCATGAAAGCAGGATTGAATCTCTGTAAAACGGAAGGCATCATTCCCGCTATTGAAAGTTCGCACGCTTTGGCGGTTTTAGAGCAAAAAACATTTGACAAAAATGATGTTGTAATCATCAATTTATCAGGTCGCGGCGACAAGGATTTGAACACATATATAGACTATTTCAACTATTAA
- a CDS encoding phosphoribosylanthranilate isomerase — MKTKICGMKYSANIEEVAKLQPDYLGFIFYEKSPRFFNKVIPILPKSTQKVGVFVDAYLDDILDKIRRYNLQLVQLHGNESPEFCYLLKHINIKVIKAFSVDDNFDFQTITPYENVCDYFLFDTKGQYQGGNGTTFNWQILENYTSQKPFFLSGGIGLEEVKAVQQLNLPIHAIDVNSKFEIEPGLKNTQLLKQLQHVISS; from the coding sequence ATGAAAACAAAAATCTGTGGCATGAAATATTCGGCTAACATTGAGGAAGTTGCAAAATTACAACCCGATTATCTGGGTTTTATCTTCTATGAGAAATCACCAAGGTTTTTCAATAAAGTAATACCAATATTGCCCAAATCAACACAAAAAGTAGGCGTCTTTGTAGATGCTTATTTAGATGATATACTAGACAAAATACGACGTTACAATTTACAGCTCGTTCAGTTACATGGAAATGAATCACCTGAATTCTGTTATCTGTTGAAACATATAAATATTAAAGTGATCAAAGCATTTTCAGTTGATGATAACTTTGATTTTCAAACCATTACGCCCTACGAAAATGTTTGTGATTATTTCTTATTCGACACTAAGGGGCAATATCAAGGTGGTAACGGAACAACTTTCAACTGGCAGATTCTGGAAAATTACACTTCCCAAAAACCTTTCTTCCTAAGCGGAGGCATTGGTCTAGAAGAAGTTAAAGCCGTGCAACAACTGAATTTACCCATTCACGCAATCGATGTCAACAGCAAATTTGAAATCGAACCAGGATTAAAAAACACACAACTTTTAAAACAATTACAACATGTCATATCAAGTTAA
- the trpC gene encoding indole-3-glycerol phosphate synthase TrpC, with amino-acid sequence MTILDKIISDKKREVVLKKQLITVNQLENSALFGSRTHSLSKNLRNNAVGIIAEHKRRSPSKPIINNNFSVEEVVMGYQNAGVSGISVLTDGKYFGGSLDDLLLAKASVNIPILRKEFIIDKYQILEAKAHGADAILLIAAVLTRKEIKQLSEFAQSLGLEVLLEVHNREELDKAFMPSLNMIGVNNRNLKSFEISLKYSKELAKHIPNEFVKVSESGISSTEAIIELQQYGYQGFLIGEHFMKTENPGIAAKSLINTLLVKP; translated from the coding sequence ATGACCATTCTAGATAAAATAATATCCGACAAAAAAAGAGAAGTAGTTCTTAAAAAACAACTTATTACTGTTAACCAACTGGAAAACTCAGCGCTATTTGGAAGCCGAACGCACTCTTTAAGCAAGAATTTACGAAACAATGCGGTGGGAATCATCGCTGAACACAAGCGTCGTTCACCATCGAAACCGATAATAAACAACAATTTTTCCGTGGAAGAAGTAGTAATGGGTTACCAAAATGCCGGAGTTTCAGGGATTTCTGTTTTGACCGACGGAAAGTATTTTGGGGGTTCGCTGGACGATTTACTCTTGGCAAAAGCATCGGTCAATATTCCGATTTTAAGGAAAGAATTCATCATTGACAAATATCAGATTCTGGAAGCCAAAGCCCACGGCGCCGATGCTATCTTACTGATTGCAGCTGTTTTAACTCGTAAAGAAATAAAGCAGCTTTCCGAATTTGCTCAATCTTTAGGCCTTGAAGTATTATTGGAAGTACACAATCGTGAAGAATTAGACAAAGCCTTTATGCCAAGTTTAAACATGATCGGCGTCAACAACCGCAACCTGAAAAGCTTCGAAATAAGTTTGAAATACAGCAAAGAATTAGCCAAACACATTCCAAATGAATTCGTAAAAGTTTCCGAAAGCGGAATCAGTTCTACTGAGGCAATTATAGAATTGCAACAATATGGTTATCAAGGATTTTTAATAGGTGAACATTTCATGAAAACCGAAAATCCGGGAATAGCTGCAAAATCTTTAATCAATACTTTACTTGTAAAACCATGA